The genomic segment CCAAGAGGTCTTAAATCAGATGCCTGGAATTTTATAGCCATTCCATGAGCAGTTCCAATTATGATTTCATCTTTTTCATCAGCATGATTTACCCAACCAAGAGTATCAAATTCATTAAGCCCTATAGCTATAATTCCATTTCTTCTAATAGAGCTGAAGCTATTTAGATCTATTTTCTTAATAAACCCTTTTCTTGTGAGCATAATCAGGAATTTATTTGCTGAAAAATCACTAACAGGAATTACAGCTGTTATAGATTCATCCTGCTCAATAGGAAGGAGATTTATAATGGGTAAACCCCTTGCAGTTCTTCCACCTTCAGGGAAATCATACACATTTAAACTGTATACTGTTCCTTTATTACTGAAGAACAGCACTTTATCGTGCATCATTGCTGTAAAGAAATGCGCTACATCATCATTATCTCTGGTCTTCATACCACCTTTGCCTCTTGTGGCTCTGTTTTGTCTTTCAAATGAATCAAGGGTGATACGTTTAATATAGCCATTTCTTGTGATGAAAACCGCCATAGGAATATTTGGCGTAAGATCCTCAATACTTAACTCATCTTGATGAGGGACGATTAGTGTTCTTCTTTCATCACCATATTTTTCTCTGTCTTCATTAAGTTCTTTCTTAATAATTATAAGTATTTTGTTTCTATCAGCAAGAATCGATTTATATTCTGCAATTTTCTCTTTTAATATTTGATGTTCAGCATTGATTTTTTCTTGCTCTAAACCGGTTAACCTTCTTAATTGCATTTCAAGAATCGCATTAGCTTGATCTGTATCAAGGCCAAATTTACTTATCAACGCACTTCTTGCTGCTTCTGTTGATGCAGAAGTCTTCACAATCTCAATAACTTCATCAAGATTACCAAGAGCAATAATTAAACCAGATAAAATATGAGCTCTTGCGATAGCTTTTTTAAGATCAAATGTAGTTCTTCTGGTAATAATTTCTACTCTATGCTCTACAAATTCATTGAGGACTTCATATATGTTTAGAAGTCTTGGTTGTTTTCCAACCAGAGCAAGCATATTAACACCAAAAGTAGATTGCATTGCAGTATATTTGTAGAGATTATTCTTAACAACTTCTGGCTTAGCATCTCTTTTCAATTCAATTACAATGCGCATGCCATCTCTGTCAGATTCATCTCTAATATCGCTTATGCCTTCCATTCTTTTTTCTCTAACGAGATCAGCTATTTTTTCAATTAAGTTTGCTTTATTTACCTGATAAGGGAGCTCAGTAACAATGATAGCAGTTCTATCATGACGACCCGGACCCGCGTCAACTTCCTCAAAACTACAAACAGCTCTCATTACAACACTACCACGACCTGTTTCGTAGGCTGATTTTATTCCAGCAGTGCCCATGATTGTTGCAGCTGTTGGAAAATCGGGTCCTTTAACATACTGCATTAATTCTGGAATTGTAATTTCTGGATTATCAATTAACGCAATAGTTCCATCAATAATTTCTGTAGCATTATGCGGAGGAACGTTTGTAGCCATTCCAACTGCAATACCACTTGAGCCATTTAATAAAAGCATTGGGAGTCTTACAGGAAGAACCACAGGTTCATCTAAACTTCCATCAAAGTTCGGCGTGAAATCTACGGTTTCAGAATCTATATCATTAAGCATAGAGGTTGAAATAGAGGTCATTCTTGCTTCTGTATACCTCATAGCAGCTGCGCCATCACCATCTACGCTACCAAAGTTACCATGGCCATCGATAGTTCGATAACGAGTAGAAAAATCTTGCGCCATTCTAACTAAAGCATCATAAACAGCAGTATCTCCGTGCGGGTGATATTTACCCAGAACTTCCCCGACTATACGTGCGCATTTTTTATAAGGTTTATCGGACGTCATGCCAAGCTCATTCATGGCAAATAGAATTCGTCTATGTACGGGTTTTAAACCATCTCGCACATCAGGTAATGCCCTACCTACAATAACGGACATTGCATAATCCATGTATGAACGCTTCATTTCTTCCCTAATGTTAATAGGGATGATACGACCGTCCCCAAAAATTGCTTTTTGACTCAATTTTATTTCCTCTCAATTGTGATAATTAGAAAGTTTAATAATCTAATTTTTCGATGCCTTCTACTATATATCCTAGCACAATCGGTCTTTTTTGCCAAATTGTAAAGGAGTTGAGCAAAATATTTATTAATTTTAAAGCATATTAATTAATCTCAAAACTAAGAGTTATTTAGAATGCTTAATTTGACTTCATTAGCAAAATTTTTTATTTTTCATTTTTACATGATTTAGGAACTTATAAAAAAAAAATTTATGGAAATTTATATGAAAATTATACAAAACACTAGCTTTAAATCAAAACGAGACTTATCAATAAACACTAAAAAACCTAAAGAAAACATTATATATTCTGAGAATTCAAATAAAGAAAACTATTCTGGTTTGAGAAACGATGTACTAAAAGTTTATTTTACTGGGCAAGTCTTCAATCAAACTAACAAAAAAGCTAAATTTCTTGCTGATTATATAAATTCTTTGAATCAATTTAAAATTGCAGATAAATCAGAATTAGACGGCAATTACAATCATATTGGAGCAACAATTACCGATGCAATTTTACAAGCAGGTTTAAATTATGAAAAAGTAGTCAAACCAAAAGTTTTACACGTTCTTCAAAAATATCCTGACGCAAAAACCACAAGCGGATTTCTAAAAACTCTAAAAGAAGAAGGCTATCCCAAAGTTTTAGTATGGAAAAACCAGGAAAAACCTGAACGAATGATTAATCTTCTAAATCTACTTAAATCAGAAAACGTAGAAAATGAAGAAGAACTTAAATCCTGGCTTAAAAATTCAGAAAATATAAACAAATTAAAAGAAATAAAAGGTATAGGAGATAAAACTGTAGATTATCTTAAAATACTGGTCGGTATTTCAACAAATGCTATAGATCGCCATGTGTTTAATTTCCTTAATGCAGCAAACATTAAAGTAAAAGATTATAATGAAGCCCATCAAATCGTTAGCAAAACAGCTGATTTATTAGCAATAGATGAGGCTGTTTTTGACTATAGTATTTGGAAATATATGTCTACAAAAAGGTAGTGTTAGATAAATGACTGAACGATAGAGTCATTGCGAACCTTTTTATATGCATATTTCCTAAAATCGATCTTGTGAAGCAATCTCAAGGCATATATCATTGCATTGAGATCATTTCGCAACTGAGACAAAATTAATCCCCATATTTATTGGATTAACTCATTACTTGAGTATTACCTACAAAAATAAAAAGTTTTTATTTTCCAAAACCTGGTGAATATAGAGGTAAATTTTTATAGCCCGGGTTTGTTGAAACTGATTCTCTTATTTTTGAAGTTGTGTAATTTGCTGCCTTAAACATACTTTCAAGAGTATTTAACCTGCGTACTAAGGCACATTCATTGGGATCTAGGTTATTTAATTCAGGTTTTCTTTCTTTCATTTGAAGCCATGCTTTTGCTTCATAACCCCATCCGTATGTTTCCTCTTCTATAGAAGAAAAAGGATCTTGATGAACCGCTTCGTGGCATAATAAACTTGCTAAAGCCTCTGGGGGAGCATTATTATGTTTATTATTGATGTAAATATAAAGTTGATCACCATCTTTCCAACCAAGAGCATCAAATGTTGCATACATTGGAGAAATTTGTGATAAATTTTTAAATTCTACCTTAATTGGTTTTTTAGTAAGATTTTCCCCTAATATTGCTTTTTGAGACCATTCTCCCGATGTCCCTTTCATACAATCAAGAGCTTGTTCCAATAATGAATTAGTCGTTACACTTGAATAAACACTATTTTGAAAAACTTGTGCTTGTGGAGTTGCTGCCATTAAAAAAGGTATGGCTATCCCTACAAAAAAAACTTTTGCTCCTCGCATAAATCCGTCCTCTAACCCTTTTAATTTCTTGCTAAATAATAAATCTTCTAAAAAATACTTAATTTTATAATCGTTAAAAAATACGATTTTTATTTTATTTAATTATGACATATTAAAATTATACTTATCCAGCAAGAAAAAAAACATTTATTTAAATGAGATAATAAAAAATAAAGTGGTGCTCCAACGATAACTGAGTGGCTAAGCCACATTCATAAGTCATCAATTATTCCAATAATACCACTATCATTCTGTGTTAGCTAAGCCACATTCTCAAATTAACGATCATTCCAATAATACCTCATTATTTGCTTCAAAGCTTATAATCGTTAACATAAGTTAGGTGATATTATCATTAAGAATAAATTTACCACCATTTTTTCCTGTTACTAACGATCACGCCTTGATCTCATTCCTCTGGGTTGCTCCTTAGAAGAAGCAGTTTTTCTTGAGTGCATTATATCTTTATCAAATTTTTTTAACTTTATCTCAATTTTTTCAGGAT from the Candidatus Melainabacteria bacterium RIFOXYA2_FULL_32_9 genome contains:
- a CDS encoding DNA gyrase subunit A: MKRSYMDYAMSVIVGRALPDVRDGLKPVHRRILFAMNELGMTSDKPYKKCARIVGEVLGKYHPHGDTAVYDALVRMAQDFSTRYRTIDGHGNFGSVDGDGAAAMRYTEARMTSISTSMLNDIDSETVDFTPNFDGSLDEPVVLPVRLPMLLLNGSSGIAVGMATNVPPHNATEIIDGTIALIDNPEITIPELMQYVKGPDFPTAATIMGTAGIKSAYETGRGSVVMRAVCSFEEVDAGPGRHDRTAIIVTELPYQVNKANLIEKIADLVREKRMEGISDIRDESDRDGMRIVIELKRDAKPEVVKNNLYKYTAMQSTFGVNMLALVGKQPRLLNIYEVLNEFVEHRVEIITRRTTFDLKKAIARAHILSGLIIALGNLDEVIEIVKTSASTEAARSALISKFGLDTDQANAILEMQLRRLTGLEQEKINAEHQILKEKIAEYKSILADRNKILIIIKKELNEDREKYGDERRTLIVPHQDELSIEDLTPNIPMAVFITRNGYIKRITLDSFERQNRATRGKGGMKTRDNDDVAHFFTAMMHDKVLFFSNKGTVYSLNVYDFPEGGRTARGLPIINLLPIEQDESITAVIPVSDFSANKFLIMLTRKGFIKKIDLNSFSSIRRNGIIAIGLNEFDTLGWVNHADEKDEIIIGTAHGMAIKFQASDLRPLGRSARGVTAIKLRADDSIVGCDIVPKNRIAELLVVTTDGYGKRTSISEFRPQNRGGIGLIATKFKKPTSRVTTITIVDENDEIMIVTANGIVTRQKAGHISRQGRPATGVRIQTMVENDAVVAVNKIVLPDEDEDDGIITLPLSPDLI